In a single window of the Sphingosinicella microcystinivorans genome:
- a CDS encoding GGDEF domain-containing protein has product MKQAFFPRAETVLDGIYVDLVRSLYAAFIPSVIMSVGFVAGGVLMVRETGDMALALIVAAGTLASLIRLAVAFGGREEALDPGLGVERAQRLEHRFAATYLAFAVCLGAFGARVFALPATGVHLFTVTLLVGYGAGVSAGIALRPRLAVSSMVIGIVPGIVAAFAVPQQIYWATAAMMVALLAGGIRSLLDRYRFTVREISRRITFGNLARTDGLTDLPNRLALREWFEEHVTLNPRAGLVAVHCLDLDGFKAVNDQFGHPVGDALLAAVGKRLSYIIRDTDMAARLGGDEFAVVQCGMKHPEEAAVLARRIEAAIRQPFRLGGEVARISTCIGYAVSDDRAEDLEPLISRADEALYIAKRRGGGIVAQVGDEPGEIAAAA; this is encoded by the coding sequence ATGAAACAGGCGTTCTTTCCGCGGGCAGAAACCGTGCTCGACGGCATCTATGTGGACCTCGTGCGCAGCCTCTACGCTGCGTTCATCCCTTCGGTGATCATGAGCGTCGGCTTCGTGGCCGGCGGCGTCCTGATGGTCCGGGAGACCGGCGACATGGCGCTCGCCCTCATCGTGGCCGCGGGAACGCTCGCGAGCCTGATCCGCCTCGCCGTGGCGTTCGGCGGCCGCGAGGAAGCGCTCGATCCCGGCCTCGGCGTCGAGCGCGCGCAGCGCCTCGAGCACCGCTTCGCCGCCACCTATCTCGCCTTCGCGGTCTGTCTCGGCGCGTTCGGCGCACGCGTCTTCGCGCTGCCTGCAACCGGTGTGCACCTGTTCACTGTCACGCTGCTCGTCGGCTACGGCGCCGGGGTTTCCGCCGGGATCGCGCTCAGGCCGCGCCTCGCCGTGTCCAGCATGGTCATCGGCATCGTGCCGGGTATCGTCGCTGCTTTCGCGGTGCCGCAGCAGATCTACTGGGCGACCGCGGCCATGATGGTGGCGCTGCTGGCGGGCGGCATCCGCAGCCTGCTCGACCGCTACCGCTTCACGGTGAGGGAGATCAGCAGGCGCATCACCTTCGGCAATCTGGCGCGCACCGACGGGCTCACCGACCTTCCGAACCGCCTTGCCCTGCGCGAATGGTTCGAGGAGCACGTGACGCTCAACCCGCGCGCCGGGCTCGTCGCGGTGCACTGCCTCGATCTCGACGGGTTCAAGGCGGTCAACGACCAGTTCGGGCATCCCGTGGGCGACGCGCTGCTCGCGGCGGTCGGCAAGCGGCTCTCCTACATCATCCGCGACACCGACATGGCGGCGCGGCTCGGCGGCGACGAGTTCGCCGTCGTCCAGTGCGGCATGAAGCACCCCGAAGAGGCCGCCGTGCTCGCGCGCCGCATCGAAGCGGCGATCCGTCAACCGTTCCGGCTCGGCGGGGAGGTCGCAAGAATCTCCACCTGCATCGGCTACGCCGTTTCCGACGACCGCGCCGAGGATCTCGAACCGCTCATCAGCCGCGCAGACGAAGCGCTCTACATCGCCAAGCGCCGCGGCGGCGGCATTGTCGCGCAGGTCGGGGAC